In one Modestobacter sp. L9-4 genomic region, the following are encoded:
- a CDS encoding glycosyltransferase: protein MTELVVPGMRRATDRIQLLARGTVVPPDVSSLVPDEWADLRGGNERRTATISCIVPAYNEEGTIAAVLTSLLAQTRLPDVIHVIINNTDDDTPEIARTFEGAHERVVKGELFRTVVHVHDIGENPDKKVGALNIGYHLSRGYDYILGVDGDTTLDRRCVEWLEKEMVTDPRIGGLSAVYSFDKTKVHGAMAKFLVAGQRAQFAGFNMDNLVRGRNMAVLGGQCSLFSVRALETVMYRHHQSAPWVRDSEVEDSKLSLQIKDAGFNTKISARARAFVGPMTDLRALHGQQVKWNFGGIDLLWPGQRGDNKGQPLHPNLRLRWYENISMLFNISSRMAFLLLLAAALSIDAFVFNPVWLIPPAVATLLNLRIAASMHDKSASDIFYALLMAPAELYMWIRMGHFVSAWVQFLARVEKDNWAAQAAAERGRGSAYVMPALCAAATFAVLIFAWSQQGVGVQSAILSIGWPVLYLVTVLQTIFMLKKLVRRQRGFTV, encoded by the coding sequence ATGACCGAGCTCGTCGTCCCGGGCATGCGCCGGGCCACCGACCGCATCCAGCTGCTGGCCCGGGGCACCGTCGTGCCGCCGGACGTCTCCTCCCTCGTCCCCGACGAGTGGGCCGACCTCCGGGGCGGCAACGAACGCCGCACGGCCACCATCAGCTGCATCGTCCCCGCCTACAACGAGGAGGGGACCATCGCCGCCGTCCTCACCTCGCTGCTGGCGCAGACCCGGCTGCCCGACGTGATCCACGTGATCATCAACAACACCGACGACGACACCCCGGAGATCGCCCGCACCTTCGAGGGCGCGCACGAGCGGGTCGTCAAGGGCGAGCTGTTCCGCACGGTGGTGCACGTCCACGACATCGGTGAGAACCCGGACAAGAAGGTCGGCGCCCTCAACATCGGCTACCACCTCAGCCGCGGGTACGACTACATCCTCGGCGTCGACGGCGACACCACCCTGGACCGGCGCTGCGTCGAGTGGCTGGAGAAGGAGATGGTCACCGACCCGCGCATCGGCGGGCTGTCGGCCGTCTACAGCTTCGACAAGACCAAGGTGCACGGGGCGATGGCGAAGTTCCTCGTCGCCGGCCAGCGCGCGCAGTTCGCCGGGTTCAACATGGACAACCTGGTCCGCGGCCGGAACATGGCCGTGCTCGGCGGGCAGTGCAGCCTGTTCAGCGTCCGCGCGCTGGAGACCGTCATGTACCGCCACCACCAGTCCGCCCCCTGGGTGCGCGACTCGGAGGTCGAGGACTCCAAGCTCTCGCTGCAGATCAAGGACGCCGGCTTCAACACCAAGATCAGCGCTCGGGCGCGGGCCTTCGTGGGCCCGATGACCGACCTGCGGGCCCTGCACGGCCAGCAGGTGAAGTGGAACTTCGGCGGCATCGACCTGCTGTGGCCGGGTCAGCGCGGGGACAACAAGGGCCAGCCCCTGCACCCGAACCTGCGGCTGCGCTGGTACGAGAACATCTCGATGCTGTTCAACATCAGCAGCCGGATGGCGTTCCTGCTGCTGCTGGCCGCCGCGCTGTCCATCGACGCGTTCGTGTTCAACCCGGTGTGGCTGATCCCGCCGGCGGTGGCGACCCTGCTCAACCTGCGGATCGCCGCCTCGATGCACGACAAGAGCGCCTCGGACATCTTCTACGCCCTGCTGATGGCGCCGGCGGAGCTGTACATGTGGATCCGGATGGGCCACTTCGTCTCCGCCTGGGTGCAGTTCCTGGCCCGGGTGGAGAAGGACAACTGGGCGGCGCAGGCAGCCGCCGAGCGCGGCCGTGGCTCGGCCTACGTGATGCCGGCGCTGTGCGCGGCCGCCACCTTCGCGGTGCTGATCTTCGCCTGGAGCCAGCAGGGCGTCGGCGTCCAGTCGGCCATCCTGTCGATCGGCTGGCCGGTGCTCTACCTGGTCACCGTGCTGCAGACGATCTTCATGCTGAAGAAGCTCGTCCGCCGCCAGCGCGGCTTCACCGTCTGA
- a CDS encoding VWA domain-containing protein encodes MTFQSPWWLAALLAVVALVALYVVLQLRRARYAARFTNVALLGSLVPKRAGWRRHVAFGLVAAGLAVLVTSLAVPSTEVRVPRERATVIMTVDVSLSMRATDIQPDRFQAMQVAAKQFVDVLPARINLGLVSFAGTATTLVTPTTDREQVRAAIDNLQLAEATAIGEAVFTSLTAVANFQSTLETSGEEVPPARVVLLSDGYNTVGRETTQAVEAAKAAQVPVSTIAFGTDYGVLDLNGERFPVPVDRSTLEDIADETGGSYSEAASAAELEQVYEDLGSQIGYTTEAQDISPWFVRGGLLFAFLGVVASLLWTNRLL; translated from the coding sequence ATGACCTTCCAGTCCCCGTGGTGGCTGGCCGCGCTGCTGGCCGTCGTGGCGCTGGTCGCGCTGTACGTGGTGCTGCAGCTGCGCCGGGCGAGGTACGCCGCGCGCTTCACCAACGTGGCGCTGCTCGGGTCGCTGGTGCCCAAGCGGGCCGGGTGGCGCCGGCACGTCGCCTTCGGCCTCGTGGCCGCCGGCCTCGCGGTGCTGGTGACCTCGCTGGCGGTGCCGAGCACCGAGGTCCGGGTGCCGCGCGAGCGCGCGACGGTGATCATGACCGTCGACGTGTCGCTGTCCATGCGCGCCACCGACATCCAGCCCGACCGCTTCCAGGCCATGCAGGTCGCGGCCAAGCAGTTCGTCGACGTCCTGCCCGCCCGGATCAACCTGGGCCTGGTGTCCTTCGCCGGGACGGCGACCACGCTGGTCACCCCGACGACCGACCGCGAGCAGGTGCGCGCGGCGATCGACAACCTGCAGCTGGCCGAGGCGACCGCGATCGGTGAGGCGGTGTTCACCTCGCTGACCGCGGTGGCCAACTTCCAGTCGACCCTGGAGACGAGCGGGGAGGAGGTGCCCCCGGCCCGCGTGGTGCTGCTGTCCGACGGCTACAACACCGTGGGCCGGGAGACGACCCAGGCGGTCGAGGCGGCCAAGGCGGCGCAGGTGCCGGTGTCGACGATCGCCTTCGGCACCGACTACGGCGTCCTGGACCTCAACGGCGAGCGCTTCCCGGTGCCGGTCGACCGCTCGACGCTGGAGGACATCGCCGACGAGACCGGTGGCAGCTACAGCGAGGCCGCCAGCGCCGCGGAGCTCGAGCAGGTCTACGAGGACCTCGGCAGCCAGATCGGCTACACGACCGAGGCCCAGGACATCAGCCCGTGGTTCGTCCGCGGCGGCCTGCTCTTCGCCTTCCTCGGCGTCGTCGCCTCGCTGCTGTGGACCAACCGGCTGCTCTGA
- a CDS encoding DUF58 domain-containing protein gives MTATGPAGSSARDGGAPPHFGAGSSTAVLLRRLELTIRRRLDGLLQGDHLGLVPGSGSEAGDSRTYHPGDDVRRMDWAVTARTQSPHVRETVADRELETWVVLDLSASLDFGTADSEKRDLAIAGLAAVGHLTVRGGNRLGAVVTTGERVDRYPAVPGRLALDRLLRKVVETPRAAGGRRGDLAAALDSLSRPPRRRGLVVVVSDFLGDLDWERPLRGLSARYELLAIEVVDPRELELADVGLLTVVDPESGQTLEVPTGNADVRRRYAEGAAAQRREIAAALRRAGAGHLRLQTDRDWMADVVAYVAHRRRAGNGGASR, from the coding sequence ATGACCGCCACCGGTCCGGCGGGGTCCTCGGCCAGGGACGGCGGCGCCCCGCCGCACTTCGGCGCGGGGAGCTCGACCGCGGTGCTGCTGCGCCGGCTGGAGCTCACCATCCGGCGCCGGCTCGACGGGCTGCTGCAGGGCGACCACCTCGGGCTGGTGCCCGGGTCGGGCAGCGAGGCGGGGGACTCCCGCACGTACCACCCCGGGGACGACGTGCGCCGGATGGACTGGGCGGTGACCGCGCGCACCCAGTCACCGCACGTGCGGGAGACCGTCGCCGACCGCGAGCTGGAGACCTGGGTCGTGCTGGACCTCTCCGCCAGCCTGGACTTCGGCACCGCGGACTCCGAGAAGCGCGACCTGGCGATCGCCGGGCTGGCCGCCGTCGGTCACCTCACGGTGCGGGGCGGCAACCGGCTGGGTGCGGTCGTCACCACCGGTGAGCGGGTCGACCGGTACCCGGCGGTGCCCGGCCGGCTGGCCCTGGACCGGCTGCTGCGCAAGGTCGTGGAGACCCCGCGGGCGGCCGGTGGCCGCCGCGGTGACCTGGCCGCCGCCCTGGACTCCCTCAGCCGCCCGCCCCGCCGCCGCGGCCTGGTCGTGGTGGTCTCGGACTTCCTCGGCGACCTGGACTGGGAGCGACCGCTGCGCGGGCTGTCCGCCCGGTACGAGCTGCTGGCCATCGAGGTCGTGGACCCGCGCGAGCTCGAGCTGGCCGACGTCGGGCTGCTCACCGTCGTCGACCCCGAGAGCGGGCAGACCCTCGAGGTGCCCACCGGCAACGCCGACGTCCGCCGCCGGTACGCCGAGGGCGCGGCGGCCCAGCGCCGCGAGATCGCCGCTGCGCTGCGCCGGGCGGGTGCCGGGCACCTGCGGCTGCAGACCGACCGCGACTGGATGGCCGACGTCGTCGCCTACGTCGCCCACCGCCGGCGCGCCGGCAACGGAGGAGCCTCCCGATGA
- a CDS encoding NlpC/P60 family protein, protein MGTQIGTGRNGRRWLQRTLAAGTVAAACLVVAPGVAAAAPVNPSDQQISAAEQAKSEAAAQVGRITADLAQAQSAAAGAAAQADIALQDYEDKQTAYDEARVAADAAAAASAQADVQLQGGRDAVASFARDSYKQGSTSSGARALMTAGGPAQLIERAALLDAAGEHRTDVLAELTVLEQQATAAEQTAQGAVGQAEALKTEAATLLAGAQEQKVAAREQAAALAVQQDQLEDRLVEAQQVALGLAGARKAAEEYAKAQAAAPPPAAPQRAAAAPATSSSSAPAASAGSSAPAASSSAPAAGAPSSAPAAPRATTPGPSPAPAPAPAPAPAPAPAKPPVAPAPAAPKPGGTSADAPSGSAVQKAIAAARTQLGVAYSWGGGGSNGPSFGISPDTGVWGFDCSGLTQYAYAKAGVAIGGTSRDQWWRFRDRTVARADLQAGDLVFWATGNDYTSIYHVALYLGGNQVVQAPQSNDVVKVSTMWFGSDYFGAVRPTG, encoded by the coding sequence GTGGGAACGCAGATCGGTACCGGACGGAACGGGCGGCGCTGGCTGCAGCGGACGCTGGCCGCGGGCACGGTCGCCGCGGCCTGCCTGGTCGTCGCGCCGGGCGTGGCAGCAGCCGCGCCGGTCAACCCCAGCGACCAGCAGATCAGCGCAGCCGAGCAGGCCAAGAGCGAGGCGGCCGCCCAGGTCGGCCGGATCACCGCCGACCTGGCGCAGGCACAGTCGGCCGCCGCCGGCGCGGCCGCGCAGGCCGACATCGCGCTGCAGGACTACGAGGACAAGCAGACCGCCTACGACGAGGCGCGGGTGGCAGCCGACGCCGCAGCCGCCGCCTCGGCCCAGGCCGACGTCCAGCTGCAGGGTGGGCGCGACGCGGTCGCCTCCTTCGCCCGGGACAGCTACAAGCAGGGCAGCACCTCCTCCGGGGCGCGGGCGCTGATGACCGCCGGCGGTCCCGCCCAGCTCATCGAGCGGGCCGCCCTGCTCGACGCCGCCGGCGAGCACCGCACCGACGTCCTCGCCGAGCTCACCGTGCTCGAGCAGCAGGCCACCGCCGCGGAGCAGACCGCGCAGGGCGCCGTCGGCCAGGCCGAGGCGCTCAAGACCGAGGCGGCGACGCTGCTGGCCGGTGCGCAGGAGCAGAAGGTCGCTGCCCGCGAGCAGGCCGCCGCCCTGGCCGTGCAGCAGGACCAGCTGGAGGACCGGTTGGTGGAGGCGCAGCAGGTGGCCCTCGGCCTGGCCGGTGCGCGCAAGGCCGCCGAGGAGTACGCGAAGGCGCAGGCCGCGGCCCCGCCGCCGGCGGCCCCGCAGCGCGCCGCGGCGGCCCCGGCCACCAGCAGCAGCAGTGCCCCGGCCGCGTCGGCGGGCAGCAGCGCACCCGCGGCGAGCAGCAGTGCACCCGCGGCGGGCGCCCCCAGCAGCGCCCCGGCCGCGCCCCGCGCGACCACCCCGGGCCCGTCTCCGGCCCCGGCTCCGGCGCCGGCTCCGGCTCCGGCCCCGGCGCCCGCCAAGCCCCCCGTCGCGCCGGCGCCCGCGGCGCCGAAGCCCGGCGGCACCTCCGCCGACGCGCCGTCCGGCTCGGCCGTGCAGAAGGCGATCGCCGCGGCCCGCACCCAGCTGGGTGTCGCCTACTCCTGGGGCGGCGGCGGCAGCAACGGGCCCAGCTTCGGCATCTCGCCGGACACCGGCGTCTGGGGCTTCGACTGCTCGGGCCTGACCCAGTACGCCTACGCCAAGGCCGGCGTCGCCATCGGCGGCACCAGCCGCGACCAGTGGTGGCGCTTCCGCGACCGCACCGTGGCCCGCGCCGACCTGCAGGCCGGTGACCTCGTGTTCTGGGCCACCGGGAACGACTACACGTCGATCTACCACGTGGCGCTCTACCTGGGCGGCAACCAGGTCGTCCAGGCGCCGCAGAGCAACGACGTGGTGAAGGTCAGCACCATGTGGTTCGGCAGCGACTACTTCGGGGCCGTGCGCCCGACCGGCTGA
- a CDS encoding aconitate hydratase has product MTSEGEAQTVAASKDSFGARQTLDVDGTEYDIFRLDAVEGSEKLPFSLKVLLENLLRTEDGANITADHIRALANWDPSAEPDQEIQFTPARVVMQDFTGVPCIVDLATMREAMADLGGDPQKINPLAPAELVIDHSVIADVFGTPDSFERNVEIEYQRNGERYQFLRWGQGAFDDFKVVPPGTGIVHQVNIEHLARVVFPRAEGDRTLAYPDTCVGTDSHTTMVNGLGVLGWGVGGIEAEAAMLGQPVSMLIPRVVGFKLSGELPDGATATDLVLTITEMLRKHGVVGKFVEFYGAGVSAVPLANRATIGNMSPEFGSTAAMFPIDGETIRYLQLTGRSAEQIALVEAYAKAQGMWHDDDREPAFSEYLELDLSTVVPSIAGPKRPQDRVAMTEAKEAFREALPTYAPDGDSDPDDAAAETSTVDESVEETFPASDPASPFATGNGDAGKPHEAVTGSDSGRTRKPTKVVMEDGTETEVDHGHVVIAAITSCTNTSNPSVMIGAALLAKKAVEAGLSTKPWVKTTLAPGSKVVTDYYEKSGLTPYLEKLGFYLVGYGCTTCIGNSGPLPEPVSQAVNHADLAVVSVLSGNRNFEGRINPDIKMNYLASPPLVIAYALAGTMDLDLTTEPLGTGTDGQPVYLRDIWPSPHEVQRTIDESVTAEMFSNDYADVFAGTQQWQDLPTPTGDTFEWDAESTYVRKPPYFEGMPAEPAPVTDITGARTLAVLGDSVTTDHISPAGSIKGDSPAGKYLSEHGIERRDFNSYGSRRGNHEVMIRGTFANIRLRNQLVPGTEGGVTKNHLTGETTSIYDASRAYIDAGIPLVVLAGKEYGSGSSRDWAAKGTALLGVKAVIAESYERIHRSNLIGMGVLPLQYPEGQSRESLGLTGDEAFEITGVTALNDGGIPRTVHVKAQPSDGPAVEFDARVRIDTPGEANYYRNGGIMQYVLRSLRGTVSA; this is encoded by the coding sequence ATGACCAGCGAGGGTGAGGCGCAGACAGTGGCAGCCAGCAAGGACAGCTTCGGGGCCCGGCAGACGCTCGACGTCGACGGCACCGAGTACGACATCTTCCGGCTCGACGCGGTGGAGGGCAGCGAGAAGCTCCCCTTCAGCCTGAAGGTCCTGCTGGAGAACCTGCTCCGCACCGAGGACGGCGCGAACATCACCGCCGACCACATCCGCGCCCTGGCGAACTGGGACCCGTCCGCGGAGCCCGACCAGGAGATCCAGTTCACCCCGGCCCGCGTCGTGATGCAGGACTTCACCGGCGTCCCGTGCATCGTCGACCTGGCCACGATGCGCGAGGCGATGGCCGACCTCGGCGGCGACCCGCAGAAGATCAACCCGCTCGCCCCGGCCGAGCTGGTCATCGACCACTCCGTCATCGCCGACGTCTTCGGCACGCCGGACTCGTTCGAGCGCAACGTCGAGATCGAGTACCAGCGCAACGGCGAGCGCTACCAGTTCCTCCGCTGGGGCCAGGGCGCGTTCGACGACTTCAAGGTCGTCCCCCCGGGCACCGGCATCGTCCACCAGGTCAACATCGAGCACCTGGCCCGCGTGGTCTTCCCGCGCGCCGAGGGTGACCGCACTCTCGCCTACCCCGACACCTGCGTGGGCACCGACTCCCACACCACCATGGTCAACGGCCTGGGCGTGCTGGGCTGGGGCGTCGGCGGCATCGAGGCCGAGGCCGCGATGCTCGGCCAGCCGGTGTCGATGCTCATCCCCCGCGTGGTCGGCTTCAAGCTCTCGGGCGAGCTGCCCGACGGCGCCACCGCCACCGACCTGGTCCTCACCATCACCGAGATGCTGCGCAAGCACGGCGTGGTCGGGAAGTTCGTGGAGTTCTACGGCGCCGGCGTCTCGGCCGTCCCGCTGGCCAACCGGGCCACGATCGGCAACATGAGCCCGGAGTTCGGCTCGACCGCCGCGATGTTCCCGATCGACGGTGAGACGATCCGCTACCTCCAGCTCACCGGCCGCTCCGCCGAGCAGATCGCCCTCGTCGAGGCCTACGCCAAGGCCCAGGGCATGTGGCACGACGACGACCGTGAGCCGGCCTTCTCCGAGTACCTCGAGCTCGACCTGTCGACCGTCGTCCCCTCCATCGCCGGGCCCAAGCGCCCCCAGGACCGGGTCGCGATGACGGAGGCCAAGGAGGCGTTCCGCGAGGCGCTGCCCACCTACGCCCCCGACGGTGACAGCGACCCCGACGACGCCGCGGCGGAGACCTCCACGGTCGACGAGTCCGTCGAGGAGACCTTCCCGGCCTCCGACCCCGCCAGCCCGTTCGCCACCGGCAACGGCGACGCCGGCAAGCCGCACGAGGCCGTCACCGGCTCAGACTCCGGCCGCACCCGCAAGCCCACCAAGGTGGTCATGGAGGACGGCACCGAGACCGAGGTCGACCACGGGCACGTGGTGATCGCCGCGATCACCTCCTGCACCAACACCTCGAACCCCTCGGTGATGATCGGTGCCGCGCTGCTGGCCAAGAAGGCCGTCGAGGCGGGTCTGTCGACCAAGCCGTGGGTGAAGACGACGCTGGCCCCCGGGTCGAAGGTCGTCACCGACTACTACGAGAAGTCCGGCCTGACCCCGTACCTGGAGAAGCTCGGCTTCTACCTGGTCGGCTACGGCTGCACCACCTGCATCGGCAACTCCGGCCCGCTGCCGGAGCCGGTCAGCCAGGCGGTCAACCACGCCGACCTCGCCGTCGTCTCCGTCCTCTCGGGCAACCGCAACTTCGAGGGCCGGATCAACCCCGACATCAAGATGAACTACCTGGCGTCCCCGCCGCTGGTGATCGCCTACGCGCTCGCCGGCACGATGGACCTGGACCTGACGACCGAGCCGCTGGGCACGGGCACCGACGGCCAGCCGGTCTACCTGCGCGACATCTGGCCCTCGCCGCACGAGGTGCAGCGGACGATCGACGAGTCGGTCACCGCCGAGATGTTCAGCAACGACTACGCCGACGTCTTCGCCGGGACCCAGCAGTGGCAGGACCTCCCGACCCCCACCGGTGACACGTTCGAGTGGGACGCCGAGAGCACCTACGTCCGGAAGCCCCCGTACTTCGAGGGCATGCCGGCCGAGCCGGCCCCGGTCACCGACATCACCGGCGCCCGCACCCTCGCCGTCCTCGGCGACTCGGTCACCACCGACCACATCTCGCCGGCCGGTTCGATCAAGGGCGACTCCCCCGCCGGGAAGTACCTGAGCGAGCACGGCATCGAGCGCCGCGACTTCAACTCCTACGGCTCCCGCCGCGGCAACCACGAGGTGATGATCCGCGGCACCTTCGCCAACATCCGGCTGCGCAACCAGCTGGTGCCCGGCACCGAGGGCGGCGTCACCAAGAACCACCTGACCGGCGAGACGACCTCGATCTACGACGCCTCGCGCGCCTACATCGACGCCGGCATCCCGCTGGTCGTGCTGGCCGGCAAGGAGTACGGCTCCGGGTCCTCCCGCGACTGGGCGGCCAAGGGGACGGCGCTGCTGGGCGTCAAGGCCGTCATCGCCGAGAGCTACGAGCGCATCCACCGCTCCAACCTCATCGGCATGGGCGTGCTGCCGCTGCAGTACCCCGAGGGCCAGAGCCGGGAGTCCCTCGGCCTGACCGGTGACGAGGCATTCGAGATCACCGGGGTGACCGCGCTGAACGACGGCGGGATCCCGCGCACGGTGCACGTGAAGGCCCAGCCGTCCGATGGTCCGGCCGTCGAGTTCGACGCCCGCGTCCGGATCGACACCCCCGGTGAGGCGAACTACTACCGCAACGGCGGGATCATGCAGTACGTGCTGCGCTCGCTGCGCGGCACCGTCAGCGCCTGA
- a CDS encoding SDR family oxidoreductase: MDLGLGGRGYLLTGASRGLGLATAQALVTDGARVLISSRDAYGVSAAVEALGPLAAGVAADLADPAAAETLVGEALAQLGRVDGALISVGGPPPGSVLDVGEDAWRAGVESVLLGPLRLVRALVPHLADGASLGFVLSTSVRQPIGGLAVSNGLRPGLAMTAKALADELGPRGIRVFGLLPGTIATDRITEIESASGDPAAARARTEAAIPLRRVGRPEEFGRVAAFALSPAASYVTGTMLTVDGGSTRAL; this comes from the coding sequence ATGGACCTGGGTCTGGGCGGTCGCGGCTACCTGCTCACCGGCGCGAGCCGGGGGCTGGGGCTGGCGACCGCCCAGGCACTGGTCACCGACGGTGCCCGGGTGCTGATCAGCTCCCGGGACGCGTACGGCGTCTCCGCGGCGGTCGAGGCCCTGGGCCCGCTCGCCGCGGGGGTGGCCGCCGACCTGGCGGACCCAGCGGCCGCCGAGACGCTGGTCGGTGAGGCGCTGGCGCAGCTCGGCCGGGTCGACGGGGCGCTGATCTCGGTCGGTGGTCCCCCGCCCGGCTCGGTGCTCGACGTCGGTGAGGACGCCTGGCGGGCCGGGGTCGAGAGCGTGCTGCTCGGGCCGCTGCGGCTGGTCCGGGCGCTGGTGCCGCACCTGGCCGACGGCGCCTCGCTCGGCTTCGTGCTGTCCACCTCGGTGCGCCAGCCGATCGGCGGGCTGGCGGTCTCCAACGGGCTGCGCCCCGGCCTGGCGATGACGGCGAAGGCGCTGGCCGACGAGCTGGGCCCGCGCGGCATCCGGGTGTTCGGGCTGCTGCCCGGCACGATCGCCACCGACCGCATCACCGAGATCGAGTCCGCGTCCGGGGACCCGGCCGCCGCCCGCGCCCGCACCGAGGCCGCCATCCCGCTGCGCCGAGTGGGCCGCCCGGAGGAGTTCGGCCGGGTCGCCGCCTTCGCCCTCTCCCCCGCCGCCTCCTACGTCACCGGCACGATGCTCACCGTCGACGGCGGTAGCACGAGGGCCCTCTGA
- a CDS encoding sirohydrochlorin chelatase: MTEQQPGRPVLVACAHGTRNPTGRRLIGELALAARALRPGLRTTAAFVDVQPPTVVDVVAGLAGSQTPAVVVPLLLSGGYHVHVDIAGAVSAHPGAVAARPLGPDARLAAVLADRLREAGADLTDAVVLAAAGSSDARSVADVEATAAMLQEHWTGPVTTGYGSAAKPTVPDAVAAARAAGAQRVVVAAYLLAPGHFHDKLQGAGADCVTAPLLPDERIAAVLVDRYDAALG, translated from the coding sequence ATGACGGAGCAGCAACCTGGCCGACCGGTCCTCGTCGCCTGCGCGCACGGCACCCGCAACCCCACCGGACGGCGGCTGATCGGTGAGCTGGCGCTGGCCGCGCGGGCGCTGCGGCCGGGGCTGCGCACCACGGCGGCGTTCGTCGACGTCCAGCCGCCCACGGTGGTCGACGTCGTGGCCGGGTTGGCCGGGTCGCAGACGCCGGCCGTCGTCGTCCCGCTGCTGCTGTCCGGCGGGTACCACGTGCACGTCGACATCGCCGGCGCCGTCTCCGCCCACCCCGGCGCGGTCGCCGCCCGGCCGCTGGGCCCCGACGCCCGGCTGGCCGCGGTGCTCGCCGACCGGCTGCGCGAGGCCGGCGCCGACCTCACCGACGCGGTCGTCCTGGCTGCCGCCGGTTCCAGCGACGCCCGGTCGGTCGCCGACGTCGAGGCGACCGCCGCCATGCTGCAGGAGCACTGGACCGGACCGGTGACCACCGGCTACGGCTCGGCCGCGAAGCCCACCGTGCCCGACGCGGTGGCCGCGGCCCGCGCCGCCGGTGCACAGCGCGTGGTGGTCGCGGCCTACCTGCTGGCTCCCGGGCACTTCCACGACAAGCTCCAGGGCGCCGGAGCCGATTGCGTCACGGCGCCATTGCTGCCCGACGAGCGCATCGCCGCGGTCCTCGTCGACCGGTACGACGCCGCACTGGGCTGA
- a CDS encoding FBP domain-containing protein produces the protein MHSLTEKQIRSSFLNASRREVTQAALPDLDAVAWDRLEYLGWRDRRSPLSAYVVLELDDRPTGVLLRASPAPASGRRRSAMCSWCRDLASVRATLWVARRGGSAGRDGNTIGTLICEDLSCSRNVRRPPTSAESGDGIEAVADQVVAERIAGLRERSTQFVRDVAATS, from the coding sequence GTGCACAGCCTGACCGAGAAGCAGATCCGTTCGTCCTTCCTCAACGCCAGCCGCCGCGAGGTCACCCAGGCCGCCCTGCCCGACCTCGACGCCGTCGCCTGGGACCGGCTCGAGTACCTGGGCTGGCGCGACCGCCGCTCCCCGCTGTCGGCCTACGTCGTCCTCGAGCTCGACGACCGGCCGACCGGCGTCCTGCTGCGGGCGAGCCCCGCCCCGGCCAGCGGACGGCGACGCTCGGCGATGTGCAGCTGGTGCCGCGACCTCGCCTCCGTCCGGGCCACCCTGTGGGTCGCCCGACGCGGCGGGAGCGCGGGGCGCGACGGCAACACCATCGGCACGCTGATCTGCGAGGACCTGTCCTGCTCGCGCAACGTCCGCCGGCCCCCGACCAGTGCCGAGTCTGGCGACGGCATCGAGGCGGTCGCCGACCAGGTCGTCGCCGAGCGGATCGCCGGGCTCCGCGAGCGGTCCACGCAGTTCGTCCGGGACGTCGCAGCGACCAGCTGA
- a CDS encoding sulfurtransferase, producing the protein MRVLTSVAELRSDPPDVLLDVRWALGDPHGREHHRAGHLPGAVFVDLDAELSTPPSPAQGRHPLPSLQRLQAAARRWGVSAGSRVVAYDAGAGVAAARAWWLLRWAGVEQVTVLDGGLAAWTAAGGELEQGDVVPLVGDVELTGGGMPVLDIDQAAALPAAGGVLLDARAAERYRGEVEPVDPRAGHVPGAVSAPTTDNLDADGTFAAAAALSDRFARLGVRPGTPVGVYCGSGVFAAHEVAALAIAGIDAALWPGSWSQWSNDPDRPVATGA; encoded by the coding sequence GTGAGGGTGCTGACCTCGGTGGCGGAGCTGCGGTCCGACCCGCCCGACGTCCTGCTCGACGTCCGCTGGGCGCTGGGCGACCCGCACGGCCGCGAACACCACCGGGCCGGACACCTGCCCGGCGCCGTCTTCGTCGACCTGGACGCCGAGCTGTCTACACCGCCCTCACCTGCGCAGGGACGCCACCCGCTGCCGTCGTTACAGCGACTGCAAGCAGCTGCGCGGCGCTGGGGCGTCTCCGCAGGCTCGCGGGTCGTGGCCTACGACGCCGGGGCAGGCGTGGCCGCCGCCCGCGCCTGGTGGCTGCTGCGCTGGGCGGGTGTCGAGCAGGTGACGGTCCTCGACGGCGGGCTGGCTGCCTGGACCGCCGCGGGCGGGGAGCTGGAGCAGGGCGACGTCGTCCCGCTGGTCGGGGACGTGGAGCTGACCGGTGGCGGCATGCCGGTGCTGGACATCGACCAGGCCGCCGCCCTGCCGGCTGCCGGCGGGGTGCTGCTCGACGCCCGCGCCGCCGAGCGGTACCGCGGCGAGGTCGAACCGGTCGACCCCCGGGCCGGTCACGTGCCCGGCGCCGTCAGCGCACCCACGACCGACAACCTGGACGCCGACGGCACGTTCGCTGCTGCGGCTGCACTCAGCGACCGGTTCGCCCGGCTCGGCGTCCGGCCCGGGACGCCGGTCGGTGTGTACTGCGGTTCGGGGGTGTTCGCCGCCCACGAGGTCGCCGCGCTGGCGATCGCCGGCATCGACGCCGCGCTGTGGCCGGGGTCGTGGTCGCAGTGGTCGAACGACCCCGACCGCCCGGTCGCCACCGGCGCCTGA